In a single window of the Bradyrhizobium sp. ORS 285 genome:
- a CDS encoding FadR/GntR family transcriptional regulator, with protein sequence MTSSHIVSIPTRRAHSNHAEVARSIGIDIISGRLGEGARLPGDAELTATFGVSRPVLRESVKTLVAKGLLSTKARVGTVVRERSAWNMFDPDVLAWHLDAGIDKRFLADLAEIRLAIEPRAAALAAERRTDDDVAEMRKAMAQMEREPSTSVAFAEADLALHIAVANASGNPFMRSIGAVIEAALRASFVLSAPVETADRDTVLVWHQRIIDAIANGDPEGASEAMIEVIYNGRRRHAQSAARTDQE encoded by the coding sequence ATGACGTCGTCGCACATCGTCTCGATCCCGACGCGCCGTGCGCATTCCAACCACGCCGAGGTCGCCCGCAGCATCGGCATCGACATCATCTCGGGCCGTCTCGGCGAGGGCGCGCGGCTGCCGGGCGACGCCGAGCTGACGGCGACGTTCGGCGTCTCCAGGCCGGTGCTGCGCGAGAGCGTCAAGACGCTGGTCGCGAAAGGCCTGCTCTCGACCAAGGCGCGCGTCGGCACCGTCGTGCGCGAGCGCTCCGCCTGGAACATGTTCGATCCGGACGTGCTGGCGTGGCACCTCGACGCAGGGATCGACAAGCGCTTCCTCGCCGATCTCGCCGAGATCCGGCTGGCGATCGAGCCGCGCGCGGCCGCCCTCGCGGCCGAACGCCGCACGGATGACGATGTCGCAGAAATGCGCAAGGCGATGGCGCAGATGGAGCGCGAGCCGTCGACCTCGGTAGCGTTCGCCGAGGCCGATCTGGCCCTGCACATTGCGGTCGCCAACGCCTCCGGCAATCCCTTCATGCGCTCGATCGGCGCGGTCATCGAAGCGGCGCTGCGCGCCTCCTTCGTGTTGAGCGCACCGGTCGAGACCGCCGATCGCGACACAGTGCTGGTCTGGCACCAGCGCATCATCGATGCGATCGCCAATGGAGACCCCGAGGGCGCCTCGGAAGCCATGATCGAAGTCATCTACAACGGCCGGCGGCGTCACGCGCAATCGGCTGCACGAACGGACCAGGAATGA
- the mmsA gene encoding multiple monosaccharide ABC transporter ATP-binding protein — translation MTAILEMRNVSKSFGNVQALRDVSFTVEPGEIHALVGENGAGKSTLMKVLSGVYPHGRYEGQIIFEGEERKFRDINDSEALGIIIIHQELALIPLMSIAENIFLSHAPSRFGVIDRDEVYRRTQQLLAQVGLKESPDTLITDLGVGKQQLVEIAKALSKRVKLLILDEPTASLNEADSQALLDRLVTFREQGISSILITHKLNEVARVADRITVLRDGRSVDGIDCRAEPVLEDRIIKSMVNRDMAHRFPERQPKIGEPVFTVENWTVFHPQHPDRRVIKNVDFQVRRGEIVGIAGLMGAGRTEFAMSLFGRSWGVNISGRARLEGHDVNLTSVPAAIDAGLAYVTEDRKQLGLILADDVRKNITLASLSQVAPKGVIDDIAELKAASGYRGRMRIRCSDVYQEAGQLSGGNQQKVVLSKWLMTDPKVLILDEPTRGIDVGAKYEIYCIIQELADAGRGVVVISSEMPELLGICDRICVMNDGAFVGEFAGPDATQEKIMRAIMRNEAITNQETAA, via the coding sequence ATGACCGCAATCCTCGAAATGCGTAACGTCAGCAAGAGTTTTGGCAACGTCCAGGCCCTGCGCGACGTCAGCTTCACCGTCGAGCCCGGCGAGATCCACGCGCTGGTCGGCGAGAACGGCGCCGGCAAGTCGACGCTGATGAAGGTGCTGAGCGGCGTCTACCCGCATGGCCGCTACGAAGGCCAGATCATCTTCGAGGGCGAGGAGCGCAAGTTCCGCGACATCAATGATTCCGAGGCGCTCGGCATCATCATCATCCACCAGGAGCTCGCGCTGATTCCGCTGATGTCCATCGCGGAGAACATCTTCCTGTCGCACGCGCCATCGCGCTTCGGCGTCATCGATCGCGACGAAGTCTACCGCCGCACCCAGCAATTGCTGGCGCAGGTCGGCTTGAAGGAATCGCCGGATACCCTGATCACGGATCTCGGCGTCGGCAAGCAGCAATTGGTCGAGATCGCCAAGGCGCTGTCCAAGCGCGTCAAGCTCCTGATCCTGGACGAGCCGACCGCCAGCCTCAACGAGGCCGACAGCCAGGCGCTGCTCGACCGTCTCGTCACCTTCCGCGAGCAGGGCATCTCCTCGATCCTGATCACCCACAAGCTCAACGAGGTCGCGCGCGTCGCCGACCGCATCACCGTGCTGCGCGACGGCCGCAGCGTCGACGGTATCGACTGCCGCGCCGAGCCGGTCCTGGAAGACCGCATCATCAAGAGCATGGTCAACCGCGACATGGCGCACCGCTTCCCCGAGCGGCAGCCGAAGATCGGCGAGCCGGTGTTTACGGTCGAGAACTGGACGGTGTTCCATCCGCAGCATCCGGACCGCCGCGTCATCAAGAACGTCGATTTCCAGGTGCGCCGCGGCGAGATCGTCGGCATCGCCGGCCTGATGGGCGCCGGCCGCACCGAGTTCGCGATGAGCCTGTTCGGCCGCTCCTGGGGCGTGAACATCTCGGGCCGCGCCCGGCTCGAAGGCCACGATGTCAATCTGACCAGCGTGCCCGCCGCGATCGATGCCGGCCTCGCCTACGTCACCGAGGACCGCAAGCAGCTCGGCCTGATCCTGGCCGACGACGTCCGCAAGAACATCACGCTCGCGAGCCTTTCCCAGGTCGCGCCGAAGGGCGTGATCGACGACATCGCCGAGCTCAAGGCGGCCTCCGGCTACCGCGGTCGCATGCGCATCCGCTGCTCGGACGTCTATCAGGAGGCCGGCCAGCTCTCCGGTGGCAACCAGCAGAAGGTCGTGCTGTCGAAGTGGCTGATGACCGATCCCAAGGTGCTGATCCTGGACGAGCCGACCCGAGGCATCGACGTCGGCGCGAAATATGAGATCTACTGTATCATCCAGGAGCTTGCGGATGCCGGCCGGGGTGTGGTGGTGATCTCGTCGGAAATGCCGGAGCTGCTCGGAATCTGCGACCGGATCTGCGTCATGAACGACGGCGCCTTCGTCGGCGAATTCGCAGGCCCGGACGCCACGCAGGAAAAGATCATGCGCGCCATCATGCGCAACGAAGC
- a CDS encoding SMP-30/gluconolactonase/LRE family protein produces the protein MEQVPTTVLCAEHCHLGEGPTYDPATDIAWWFDIREGLLFEAKIGSGEIRRHVLGKMASALGRIDANKQLIVAEDGLYIRSIADGALSLYRPLEADNPATRSNDSRVHPSGTFWIGTMGRKAERGLGAIYALHRGEIVRLFPNVTIPNAICFTADGATGYFADTDENVLYRVALDPQTGLPRGEPAVLLRHTGIGGLDGAVVDAEGRIWNARWGGGCVDVYSPQGEHLRCIAVPAVQASCPAFVGTDLSRLLVTSAWQDMDAAAKAADPGHGQTFLLDVGVRGRAEPDVVLSI, from the coding sequence ATGGAGCAGGTGCCGACAACAGTGCTCTGCGCCGAGCATTGCCATCTCGGCGAAGGGCCGACCTACGACCCGGCAACCGACATTGCCTGGTGGTTCGACATCCGCGAAGGCCTGCTGTTCGAGGCCAAGATCGGCAGCGGCGAGATTCGCCGCCATGTGCTGGGCAAGATGGCGAGCGCGCTCGGCCGCATCGATGCGAACAAGCAACTGATCGTCGCCGAGGACGGGCTCTATATCCGCAGCATCGCCGACGGCGCGCTGTCGCTGTACCGGCCGCTCGAAGCCGACAACCCGGCGACGCGGTCGAACGACTCGCGCGTGCATCCCTCGGGCACGTTCTGGATCGGAACCATGGGCCGCAAGGCGGAGCGCGGGCTGGGCGCGATCTATGCGCTGCATCGCGGCGAGATCGTCCGGCTGTTTCCGAACGTCACCATCCCGAACGCAATCTGCTTCACCGCGGATGGCGCGACCGGCTATTTCGCTGACACCGACGAGAACGTGCTCTACCGCGTCGCACTCGATCCACAGACCGGCCTGCCGCGCGGCGAACCGGCGGTGCTGCTGCGCCACACCGGCATCGGCGGCCTCGACGGCGCCGTGGTCGATGCCGAGGGGCGGATCTGGAACGCGCGCTGGGGCGGCGGTTGTGTCGACGTCTACAGCCCGCAGGGCGAGCATCTGCGCTGCATCGCGGTTCCCGCCGTCCAGGCCAGTTGCCCGGCCTTCGTCGGTACCGATCTGTCGCGCCTGCTGGTCACCTCGGCCTGGCAGGACATGGACGCGGCGGCCAAGGCGGCCGATCCGGGCCATGGCCAGACCTTTCTGCTCGACGTCGGCGTCCGGGGACGTGCCGAGCCTGACGTCGTGCTGTCGATCTGA
- a CDS encoding dihydrodipicolinate synthase family protein: MTASAKKLYKGVFPVAPTVFDADGRLDLDGQKRAIDFMIDAGSHGICILANFSEQFVLTDDERDLVMTTVLEHVAGRVPVIVTTTHFSTFVCAERSRRAQDKGAAMVMVMPPYHGATFRVPESSIYEFYRGVSDAISIPIMVQDAPVAGTPLSVPLLARMAKEIENLAYFKIEVPRAADKLRALIEAGGADIQGPWDGEEAITLMADLDAGATGAMTGGGYPDGIRKIIDPYFAGDRDAAAAAYERWLPLINYENRQCGLATCKILMKEGGVIKHDTLRAPQPPIHPATQKGLIEIARRLDPLVLRWGR; this comes from the coding sequence ATGACCGCTTCCGCCAAAAAGCTCTACAAGGGCGTCTTCCCGGTCGCACCGACCGTCTTCGACGCTGACGGCCGCCTCGATCTCGACGGCCAGAAGCGCGCAATCGACTTCATGATCGATGCGGGCTCGCACGGCATCTGCATCCTCGCGAATTTCTCCGAGCAGTTCGTGCTGACCGATGATGAGCGCGATCTCGTCATGACCACGGTGCTGGAGCATGTCGCCGGCCGCGTGCCGGTGATCGTCACGACCACGCATTTCTCGACCTTCGTCTGCGCCGAGCGCTCGCGCCGCGCGCAGGACAAGGGCGCTGCGATGGTCATGGTGATGCCGCCCTATCACGGCGCGACGTTCCGTGTGCCCGAAAGCTCGATCTACGAGTTCTATCGCGGCGTGTCGGATGCGATCTCGATTCCGATCATGGTGCAGGACGCGCCGGTCGCGGGTACGCCGCTGTCGGTGCCGCTGCTCGCGCGCATGGCCAAGGAGATCGAGAACCTCGCCTATTTCAAGATCGAGGTGCCGCGCGCCGCTGACAAGCTGCGCGCGCTGATCGAGGCGGGCGGCGCCGACATCCAGGGCCCGTGGGACGGCGAGGAGGCGATCACCCTGATGGCCGATCTCGACGCCGGTGCCACTGGCGCGATGACCGGTGGCGGCTATCCCGACGGCATCCGAAAGATCATCGATCCCTACTTCGCAGGCGATCGCGACGCTGCGGCCGCTGCCTATGAGCGCTGGCTGCCGCTGATCAACTACGAGAACCGGCAGTGCGGGCTTGCGACCTGCAAGATCCTGATGAAGGAGGGCGGCGTGATCAAGCACGACACGTTGCGCGCGCCGCAGCCACCGATCCATCCGGCGACACAAAAGGGCCTGATCGAGATCGCGCGCCGGCTCGATCCGCTCGTGTTGCGCTGGGGACGCTGA
- a CDS encoding Gfo/Idh/MocA family protein has product MSELRVAIVGFGKIAKDQHVPAIAGTDGVTLTAVASRNASLPGLPHFGSIEELLRDGPEIDAVSLCTPPQVRRAQALVALEAGKHVMLEKPPGAAVSELDPLVTLAAKKQRTLFATWHSRYAPAVEPARAWLASREIRSVRIDWKEDVRVWHPGQAWIWQPGGLGVFDPGINALSILTRILPEPVFVTEAELSFPSNCQAPIAANLLMSTASELPIAAEFDFRQTGPQSWDIRIETDAGQLKLSLGGARMTLDDQVMIDEKEREYPGLYRRFVELTKTGASDVDLAPLRLVADSFLLGRRNIVEPFED; this is encoded by the coding sequence ATGAGCGAACTTCGTGTCGCCATCGTCGGCTTCGGCAAGATCGCCAAAGACCAGCACGTGCCGGCGATCGCCGGCACCGACGGCGTAACCTTGACGGCGGTGGCGAGTCGCAACGCGTCGCTGCCCGGCCTGCCGCATTTCGGCTCGATCGAGGAGCTGCTGCGCGACGGGCCGGAGATCGATGCGGTGTCGCTGTGCACGCCGCCGCAGGTCCGCCGCGCCCAGGCGCTGGTCGCGCTCGAGGCCGGCAAGCATGTGATGCTGGAGAAGCCGCCGGGCGCGGCCGTGAGTGAGCTCGATCCGCTGGTCACGCTGGCTGCCAAGAAGCAGCGCACGCTGTTCGCGACCTGGCACTCGCGCTACGCGCCCGCCGTTGAACCCGCGCGGGCGTGGCTGGCGTCGCGCGAGATCCGCAGCGTTCGCATCGACTGGAAGGAGGACGTCCGCGTCTGGCATCCCGGTCAGGCCTGGATCTGGCAGCCAGGCGGGCTCGGCGTGTTCGATCCAGGGATCAACGCGCTGTCGATCCTGACGCGCATCCTGCCCGAGCCGGTGTTCGTCACCGAGGCCGAGCTGTCGTTCCCGTCCAACTGCCAGGCGCCGATCGCAGCCAATCTCTTGATGTCCACGGCGAGCGAGTTGCCGATCGCGGCCGAGTTCGACTTCCGCCAGACGGGGCCGCAGAGCTGGGACATCCGCATCGAGACCGACGCCGGACAGCTGAAGCTGTCCTTGGGCGGCGCGCGGATGACCTTGGATGACCAGGTCATGATCGACGAGAAGGAACGGGAATATCCCGGCCTCTACCGCCGCTTCGTCGAGCTGACCAAGACCGGCGCAAGCGACGTCGACCTGGCGCCGCTGCGTCTGGTGGCCGATTCCTTCCTGCTCGGCCGCCGCAACATCGTCGAGCCGTTCGAGGACTAA
- the yjfF gene encoding galactofuranose ABC transporter, permease protein YjfF, translated as MKASTSVAITAFVLVAGFVLCALQFPNIASTRVVANLLTDNAFLGIVAAGMTFVIISGGIDLSVGSVIGFTTVFTALAIERWGIPPLAAFAMVLVLCALFGAAMGTVIHVFELPPFIVTLAGMFLARGVSFLLSTESIPITAPIYSAVSDFAIRLPGGGRLTAIAIAMLVILVVCALLLHLTRFGANVYALGGSRAATALMGIPVGPMTIRIYMLSSVLAGLAGIVFSFYTAAGYSLSAVGVELDTIAAVVIGGTLLTGGQGTVIGTFLGVLIQGMIQTYINFDGTLSSWWTKIATGVLLFVFIALQQGLMALARRSSVKPAGAKLAGAKPADVTPAGAPT; from the coding sequence ATGAAGGCCTCGACCTCGGTTGCGATCACAGCCTTCGTGCTGGTCGCCGGCTTTGTGCTGTGCGCGCTGCAATTCCCGAACATCGCCTCGACTCGCGTGGTCGCCAATCTGCTCACCGACAACGCCTTCCTCGGTATCGTCGCGGCCGGTATGACCTTCGTCATCATCTCCGGCGGCATCGATCTCTCGGTGGGCTCGGTGATCGGCTTCACCACCGTGTTCACGGCGCTCGCGATCGAGCGCTGGGGCATTCCGCCGCTCGCCGCCTTCGCAATGGTGCTGGTGCTGTGCGCGCTGTTCGGCGCCGCGATGGGCACCGTCATCCATGTCTTCGAGCTGCCGCCCTTCATCGTGACGCTGGCCGGCATGTTCCTGGCCCGCGGCGTCAGCTTCCTGCTCTCGACCGAGTCAATTCCGATCACTGCGCCGATCTACAGTGCCGTTTCGGATTTCGCGATCAGGCTGCCCGGCGGCGGCCGGCTCACCGCGATCGCGATTGCGATGCTCGTCATCCTCGTCGTATGCGCGCTGCTGCTGCACCTGACGCGATTCGGCGCCAACGTCTACGCCCTCGGCGGCAGCCGCGCGGCGACCGCACTGATGGGCATTCCGGTCGGGCCGATGACCATCCGCATCTATATGCTGTCCAGCGTGCTTGCGGGCCTCGCGGGCATCGTCTTCTCCTTCTATACCGCGGCCGGCTATTCGCTGTCGGCCGTCGGTGTCGAGCTCGATACCATTGCGGCCGTCGTGATCGGCGGAACCTTGTTGACCGGCGGGCAGGGCACCGTCATCGGCACCTTCCTTGGCGTCCTGATCCAGGGCATGATCCAGACCTACATCAACTTCGACGGCACGCTGTCGAGCTGGTGGACCAAGATCGCCACGGGGGTTCTGTTGTTCGTCTTCATTGCGCTGCAGCAAGGTCTGATGGCGCTCGCGCGCCGCTCATCCGTCAAGCCCGCAGGGGCCAAGCTGGCGGGCGCCAAGCCTGCTGACGTCACGCCGGCGGGGGCGCCGACATGA
- the chvE gene encoding multiple monosaccharide ABC transporter substrate-binding protein: protein MLNFKTIMAAALAGLGALALSSAAMAQSKGTVGIAMPTKSSARWIDDGNNIVKVLKERGYNTDLQYAEDDIPNQLSQIENMVTKGSKVLVIAAIDGTTLSDVLKQAKAKGITVIAYDRLIRDTPNLDYYATFDNFQVGVLQAQSIVDKLGLKDGKGPFNIELFGGSPDDNNAYFFYNGAMSVLQPYLDSGKLVIGSGQKGMDKVATLRWDGATAQARMDNLLSAFYGKKRVDAVLSPYDGLSIGIISSLKGVGYGSADQPMPVISGQDAEVPSIKAMLRGDQYSTIFKDTRDLAKVTADMVDASLSGKEVQVNDTKTYNNGVKVVPSYLLKPVVVDKSNWEKVLIDSGYYKKSQFD from the coding sequence ATGCTGAATTTCAAGACCATCATGGCCGCCGCGTTGGCCGGCCTCGGCGCCCTGGCGCTGTCCAGCGCCGCCATGGCCCAGAGCAAGGGGACCGTCGGCATCGCGATGCCGACCAAGTCCTCGGCGCGCTGGATCGACGACGGCAACAACATCGTCAAGGTGCTGAAGGAGCGCGGCTACAACACCGACCTGCAATATGCCGAGGACGACATCCCGAACCAGCTCTCGCAGATCGAGAACATGGTGACCAAGGGATCCAAGGTGCTGGTCATCGCCGCGATCGACGGCACCACGCTGTCGGACGTGCTGAAGCAGGCCAAGGCCAAGGGCATCACCGTGATCGCCTATGACCGCCTGATCCGCGACACGCCGAACCTCGACTACTACGCGACCTTCGACAACTTCCAGGTCGGTGTGCTGCAGGCGCAGTCGATCGTCGACAAGCTCGGGCTGAAGGACGGCAAGGGTCCGTTCAACATCGAGCTGTTCGGCGGTTCGCCCGACGACAACAACGCCTACTTCTTCTACAACGGCGCGATGTCGGTGCTGCAGCCCTATCTCGACTCCGGCAAGCTCGTGATCGGTTCCGGCCAGAAGGGCATGGACAAGGTTGCGACCCTGCGCTGGGACGGCGCCACCGCCCAGGCCCGCATGGACAACCTGCTCAGCGCGTTCTACGGCAAGAAGCGCGTCGACGCCGTGCTGTCGCCCTATGACGGCCTGTCGATCGGCATCATCTCCTCGCTGAAGGGCGTGGGCTATGGCAGCGCCGACCAGCCGATGCCTGTGATCTCGGGTCAGGACGCCGAAGTGCCGTCGATCAAGGCGATGCTGCGCGGCGACCAGTATTCGACCATCTTCAAGGACACCCGCGATCTCGCCAAGGTGACCGCCGACATGGTCGACGCCTCCCTCAGCGGCAAGGAAGTCCAGGTCAATGACACCAAGACCTACAACAACGGCGTCAAGGTCGTTCCGTCCTATCTGCTCAAGCCGGTCGTGGTCGACAAGAGCAATTGGGAGAAGGTCCTGATCGACAGCGGCTACTACAAGAAGTCGCAGTTCGATTGA
- a CDS encoding IlvD/Edd family dehydratase gives MSNDKSDKQLRSQAWFGRQDKMGFYYRSFLKNSGTPQDRFEGRPVIGICNTWSELTPCNAHFRVIAEHVRQGVLDAGGYPLEFPVSSLGEVTMRPTAMLFRNLASMDVEEAIRAHPLDGVVLLMGCDKTTPALLMGAASADLPAIGVSGGPQLRGVYRGQIIGSGTNIISMSEQLRAGEITLKEFHEAEAGMNRSAGSCMTMGTASTMASMVEALGIGLPENAAIPAADARRNLLARMAGRRIVEMVNEDLKPSDILTRQAFENAIRTLAAIGGSTNAVVHLLAIAGRIGVELTLDDFDRLCRDVHCLVDLMPSGRFLMEDFYYAGGLPAVLRALGERGLLHKDARTVNGKTLWDNVAEAPNYNAEVITPFETPFKTEAGIAILNGNLAPNGAVIKPSAASPELMNHTGRAVVFESVEEMHDAVDDDNLDIDASSIMVLKNCGPKGYPGMAEVGNMPLPAKVLRQGVRDMIRISDARMSGTAYGTVVLHVAPEATVGGPLALVKNGDMITLDVPGRRLHLHVSDEELAARRAAWTPPKPHADRGYQKLYIDHVLQADRGVDFDFLVGRTGSPVPRDNH, from the coding sequence ATGAGCAACGACAAATCAGACAAGCAGCTGCGCAGCCAGGCGTGGTTCGGCCGCCAGGACAAGATGGGCTTCTATTATCGCTCATTCCTGAAGAACAGCGGCACGCCGCAGGACCGCTTCGAGGGCCGTCCGGTCATCGGCATCTGCAACACCTGGTCGGAGCTGACGCCCTGTAACGCGCATTTCCGCGTCATCGCTGAGCATGTCCGCCAGGGCGTGCTCGATGCCGGCGGCTATCCCTTGGAATTCCCGGTCTCCTCGCTCGGCGAGGTGACGATGCGTCCCACCGCGATGCTGTTCCGCAACCTCGCTTCGATGGACGTCGAGGAAGCGATCCGCGCGCATCCGCTCGACGGCGTCGTGCTGCTGATGGGCTGCGACAAGACCACGCCGGCGCTCTTGATGGGCGCGGCCTCGGCCGACCTGCCGGCGATCGGCGTCTCCGGCGGTCCGCAATTGCGCGGCGTCTATCGCGGCCAGATTATCGGCTCCGGGACCAACATCATCTCGATGAGCGAGCAGCTGCGCGCCGGCGAGATCACCTTGAAGGAATTCCACGAGGCCGAGGCGGGCATGAACCGCTCCGCCGGCAGCTGCATGACCATGGGCACGGCCTCGACAATGGCCTCGATGGTCGAGGCGCTGGGCATCGGCCTGCCGGAGAACGCGGCGATCCCCGCGGCCGACGCGCGCCGCAATTTGCTGGCCCGCATGGCCGGCCGGCGGATCGTCGAGATGGTCAATGAGGACCTCAAGCCGTCGGACATTCTGACGCGCCAAGCGTTCGAGAACGCGATTCGCACGCTGGCGGCGATCGGCGGCTCGACCAACGCGGTCGTGCATCTGCTCGCCATCGCCGGCCGCATCGGCGTCGAGCTCACGCTCGATGATTTCGACCGGCTGTGCCGCGACGTGCATTGCCTCGTCGACCTGATGCCGTCGGGGCGCTTCCTAATGGAGGACTTCTACTATGCCGGCGGCCTGCCGGCCGTGCTGCGCGCGCTCGGCGAGCGCGGCCTGCTGCACAAAGATGCACGCACCGTCAACGGCAAGACGCTGTGGGACAACGTCGCCGAGGCCCCGAACTATAATGCCGAGGTGATCACGCCGTTCGAGACGCCGTTCAAGACGGAAGCCGGCATCGCCATCCTCAACGGCAACCTCGCGCCGAACGGCGCGGTCATAAAGCCGTCGGCGGCCTCGCCGGAGCTGATGAACCACACCGGGCGCGCCGTGGTGTTCGAGAGCGTCGAGGAGATGCATGACGCCGTCGACGACGACAATCTCGACATCGACGCGTCCTCCATCATGGTGCTGAAGAATTGCGGTCCGAAGGGTTATCCGGGCATGGCCGAGGTCGGCAACATGCCGCTTCCGGCGAAGGTGCTGCGCCAGGGCGTGCGCGACATGATCCGCATTTCCGACGCGCGCATGTCCGGTACGGCCTATGGCACGGTGGTGCTGCACGTCGCCCCCGAGGCCACCGTCGGCGGACCGCTGGCGCTGGTGAAGAACGGCGACATGATCACGCTCGACGTTCCCGGCCGCCGGCTGCACCTGCATGTCAGCGACGAGGAGCTCGCCGCGCGCCGCGCCGCGTGGACGCCGCCGAAGCCGCACGCCGATCGCGGCTATCAGAAGCTCTACATCGATCACGTGCTGCAGGCCGATCGCGGCGTGGATTTCGACTTCCTGGTCGGCCGCACCGGCTCGCCGGTGCCGCGCGACAATCACTAA
- a CDS encoding aldose epimerase family protein, whose translation MAEPRITRDVFGSLPDGREVERVTLHGAGGFEARIITFGAALQALLVPDAHGAVDDVVLGHDDLLSYVKLRKFFGATVGRYANRIAGARFTLDGDDVRLEANDGAHALHGGPDGFDRKLWQIVATEDGEQPSVTLLYVSPDGEANYPGRLDVRVTYQLTGRMELSVTFAARTTRTTIINLTNHSFFNLDGLAAGTGILDHRLTLAADHYLAIDETAIPLPGPPHDVAGTPFDFRDAQPIGARIRADDAQIKCGRGYDHNFCLRAGDGLRLAARLESPRSGRVMELHTDQPGLQVYSGNYIDATVSGKGRVFRQSDALCLEPQVWPDTPNRPDFPSARLAPDEVYKHETIYRFSTTGASA comes from the coding sequence ATGGCAGAGCCACGGATCACCAGGGATGTGTTTGGCAGCCTGCCTGATGGCCGCGAGGTCGAGCGCGTCACCTTGCATGGCGCCGGCGGCTTCGAGGCGCGGATCATCACCTTCGGCGCCGCGCTGCAGGCGCTGCTGGTGCCGGATGCGCATGGCGCCGTCGATGATGTCGTGCTCGGCCATGACGACCTCTTGAGCTACGTCAAGCTCCGCAAGTTCTTCGGCGCCACGGTCGGGCGCTATGCCAACCGCATCGCCGGTGCGCGCTTCACGCTCGATGGCGATGACGTGCGGCTGGAGGCCAATGACGGCGCGCATGCGCTCCATGGCGGTCCCGATGGCTTCGATCGCAAGCTCTGGCAGATCGTCGCGACCGAGGACGGCGAGCAGCCCTCGGTCACATTGCTCTATGTCAGCCCGGACGGCGAGGCGAATTATCCGGGGCGGCTCGACGTCCGCGTCACCTATCAGCTCACCGGCCGGATGGAATTGTCGGTGACCTTCGCCGCGCGGACGACCCGCACCACGATCATCAACCTGACCAACCACAGCTTCTTCAATCTCGATGGCCTCGCGGCCGGCACCGGCATCCTCGACCATCGGCTGACCTTGGCCGCCGACCATTATCTCGCGATCGACGAAACCGCGATCCCGCTGCCGGGACCGCCGCATGATGTCGCCGGCACGCCGTTCGACTTCCGCGACGCGCAGCCGATCGGCGCGCGCATCCGCGCCGACGATGCGCAGATCAAATGCGGCCGCGGCTATGACCACAATTTCTGCCTGCGCGCCGGCGATGGCCTCCGCCTCGCAGCCCGGCTGGAGTCGCCGCGCTCGGGCCGCGTCATGGAGCTGCACACCGATCAGCCCGGCCTCCAGGTCTATTCCGGCAACTACATCGACGCGACCGTCAGCGGGAAGGGCAGGGTGTTCCGGCAGTCCGACGCGCTCTGCCTGGAGCCGCAGGTCTGGCCTGACACGCCGAACCGTCCTGACTTCCCGAGCGCGCGTCTGGCGCCCGACGAGGTCTACAAGCACGAGACCATCTATCGCTTCTCGACCACGGGAGCGTCCGCATGA